In one window of Miscanthus floridulus cultivar M001 chromosome 12, ASM1932011v1, whole genome shotgun sequence DNA:
- the LOC136495372 gene encoding zeaxanthin epoxidase, chloroplastic-like isoform X2, with translation MLSTTRASPKATSLPSSWASQTAIPLHPVSRRNRALRLLALPSPSAPRQRRSRPGLPPARAGLVATAAMPTAPEPKKARVLVVGGGIGGLVFALAAKRKGFEVLVLERDMSAVRGEGRYRGPIQLQSNALAALEAVDAAAADEIMDSGCITGDRVNGIVDGVSGSWYIKFDTFTPAAERGLPVTRVISRMTLQQILARAVGDDAILNGSHVVDFIDDGSKVTAILEDGRKFEGDLLVGADGIWSKVRKTLFGHSDATYSGYTCYTGIANFVPPDIDTVGYRVFLGHKQYFVSSDVGAGKMQWYAFYNEEAGGTDPENGKKKRLLEIFDGWCDNVVDLINATDEEAVLRRDIYDRPPTINWGKGRVTLLGDSVHAMQPNLGQGGCMAIEDGYQLAVELENAWQESVKTETPMDIVSSLRGYEKERRLRVAIIHGLARMAAIMATTYRPYLGVGLGPLSFLTKLRIPHPGRVGGRFFIKYGMPAMLSWVLGGNSSKLEGRPLSCRLSDKANDQLYRWFEDDDALEQAMGGEWYLFPTSEGNSNSLQPIRLIRDEQRSLSVGSRSDPSDPDSSLSLSFPQISERHATITCKNKAFYLTDLGSEHGTWITDNEGRRYRVPPNFPVRFRPSDVIEFGSDKKAMFRVKVLNTLPYESARSGKQQGQQQQQQVAQAA, from the exons ATGCTGAGCACAACGCGGGCATCGCCGAAGGcgacctccctcccctcctcttgGGCCTCTCAGACGGCGATCCCGCTCCACCCCGTCTCCCGCCGCAACCGAGCGCTCCGCCTTCTCGCGCTCCCCTCCCCGTCCGCGCCGCGGCAGAGGCGTAGTAGGCCCGGCCTTCCTCCCGCCCGCGCGGGGCTCGTCGCCACCGCGGCAATGCCGACGGCGCCGGAGCCCAAGAAGGCGCGCGTCCTGGTGGTCGGCGGCGGCATCGGCGGCCTGGTCTTCGCGCTCGCCGCCAAGCGGAAGGGGTTCGAGGTGCTGGTGCTGGAGCGGGACATGAGCGCCGTCCGCGGGGAAGGGAGGTACCGCGGCCCGATCCAGCTGCAGAGCAACGCGCTCGCCGCGCTCGAGGCCGTCGACGCCGCTGCGGCCGACGAGATCATGGACTCTGGCTGCATCACGGGGGACCGCGTCAACGGCATTGTCGACGGCGTCTCTGGCTCCTG GTACATCAAGTTTGATACGTTTACTCCTGCCGCTGAGCGGGGGCTCCCAGTCACAAGGGTCATTAGCCGCATGACGCTGCAACAAATCCTTGCTCGAGCAGTTGGTGATGATGCTATATTGAATGGAAGCCATGTAGTCGATTTTATAGATGATGGCAGTAAG GTTACTGCGATATTGGAGGACGGTAGAAAATTTGAAGGTGACCTTTTGGTTGGTGCCGATGGAATATGGTCAAAG GTGAGGAAGACACTATTCGGGCATTCAGACGCCACCTATTCCGGTTACACTTGCTACACTGGAATTGCAAATTTTGTGCCACCTGATATCGATACAGTTGG GTACCGAGTATTTCTTGGTCACAAACAATACTTCGTCTCTTCAGATGTCGGTGCTGGTAAAATGCAATGGTATGCTTTTTACAATGAAGAGGCTGGTGGCACTGACCCTGAAAATG GCAAAAAGAAAAGATTGCTTGAGATATTTGACGGATGGTGTGACAATGTCGTTGATTTGATAAACGCAACTGATGAAGAAGCGGTTCTTCGCCGGGATATATACGACCGCCCACCTACTATTAATTGGGGGAAAGGTCGTGTCACCTTGCTTGGTGATTCTGTGCATGCTATGCAGCCAAATCTGGGTCAAGGTGGCTGCATGGCTATTGAG GATGGTTACCAGCTGGCTGTAGAGCTAGAGAATGCCTGGCAAGAGAGTGTCAAGACTGAAACTCCTATGGACATAGTTTCCTCCTTGAGGGG TTATGAGAAAGAGAGAAGGCTGCGTGTTGCTATTATACATGGACTGGCAAGAATGGCAGCAATCATGGCTACCACCTATAGACCATATTTGGGTGTTGGTCTAGGACCTTTATCG TTTTTGACCAAGTTGCGGATACCACACCCTGGAAGAGTTGGTGGCAGATTCTTTATCAAGTATGGAATGCCTGCGATGCTGAGCTGGGTGCTTGGTGGCAACAG CTCAAAGCTAGAAGGAAGACCTTTAAGCTGCCGACTTTCTGACAAG GCAAATGACCAGCTTTATCGATGGTTTGAGGATGATGACGCGCTGGAACAAGCTATGGGTGGAGA ATGGTACCTCTTCCCAACAAGTGAAGGAAACAGCAATAGCTTGCAGCCCATTCGTTTAATTAGGGACGAGCAGAGGTCACTCTCTGTTGG AAGCCGGTCAGATCCTAGTGACCCAGATTCTTCCCTATCATTGTCCTTTCCACAG ATATCAGAAAGGCATGCTACTATCACATGCAAGAATAAGGCTTTCTATCTGACTGACCTCGGGAGTGAACATGGTACCTGGATTACCGA CAATGAAGGTAGACGTTACCGCGTGCCACCAAACTTCCCAGTTCGTTTCCGTCCCTCCGATGTCATTGAGTTTGGTTCTGATAAGAAG GCTATGTTCCGGGTGAAGGTGCTGAACACGCTCCCATACGAATCCGCAAGAAGTGGGAAGCAGCaggggcagcagcagcaacagcaagtCGCTCAGGCAGCATGA